acatggacaaacgttatttgaagaataataatcatgacgaggacgtttgtggagaaacgtcgtaatgaaaattatattgagtacaaatattagaagtgtacttatctttggatagaaatctggtcggcggtgatgaagttgtccggtcctcgagctttccgacctgTCGTGATGGTGGCCACGGTTGTCATAGCGTCGTTATTCGtagcgatcatcattgcgacgtggtctggtggtcggagctcggcggagccgctcgggacgtggtctggtggtctggtggtctgagctcggcggagctgctcaggacgtggtctggtggtcggagctcagcggaggcTGAACGCCGGGATCGATCTTGACTGGGACAGATCACTGCGGCAGCTAGCGTCGCCACGGGTGGTGTTGATAAAGAGGATCCCATCTGATTCGCCAgaagatcagcacgcacaacccctaaaaggggacccctacctggcgcgccactgtcgacgaaatatggtcggcagtccaccgaggggggtgcccgtggtggtagattatcgatagacggtgcgtgtaatcaggaaccagatggtgacacaaggcgcagagacagcgatttagataggttcgggccgtctggtcgacgtaataccctacgtcctgtatctttggtgtattgtattgagatgtatatagattaatctgtcctctaggggacccttgtctctccttatatactctgaagagacaaggttacaagtaaagtatccaatttggtactattacaatatctagtacaacttgtaatcttgatgtgcacgtcttgatcttacgggccggggcacctcggatggtgcggcccatgtaccatcttgtggtacccgggggtatatcccccacaggcTGCGGTGGCTCTGGTTTTTGTGGGATGACACAGACAGACCCTGGAAAGGAATGGAGCTATCCGTTGACCACAGTGACATTGCACTCTTCAATGCTGCTATAAGTGTGGTCTTAGGAAATGGGAACAAGGCAAAGTTCTGGTACTCTCGCTGGCTGGATGGTCAAGCACCTGCAACCTTATACCCGGCCTTGTTCAAACATAGCTAGAGGAAGAACAGAACAGTTTGTGATGCCCTGACTGATGATAAGTGGATCACAGATGTCGATTATAGCATGACGGAGCGGGTGGTTGAGGAATTTATATCACTTTGGACTTGCTTACAAGGAATCACTGTCCAGCCGACAAATGAGGATAGGATCACCTGGCTCCACACAGCGGATGGCCAATACACGGCAAGGTCGGCATATAGAATACAATTCCTTGGAATGGCCTCATCCATGACAGCTGAAATCACATGGAAAACAAAAGCGCCGCCAAAATGTTGCTTCTTCACTTGGCTGATGCTGCAGAACCGCATTTGGACAGCTGCGAGGCTAATGCTTAGGCAATGGCCAAACGACTACTTCTGTCAACTCTGTGTAAGGAACCTGGAAATGGTCTCACATCTTTTTCAGGAATGCGGATACTCTAGGAATGTCTGGGATAAGGTGGGCTCTCAGATCTCGGCGGCTGCTCTAAGGCCAACACACTGGACAGCGACGGTAGATCTAGGGCAATGGTACGCTGACATGGGCAACAGTGGGACAAGAGATGTAAGAGACGGGGTACGATCGATGATCATGCTGACAACCTGGGAACTATGGTGGGAGAGGAACAATCGAGTTTTTCACAGAGCCTCGAGAACGCCGGAGCACGTCTTCAGAGCCATACAGGAGGAAGCAAGAACGTGGATACGGGCCTGAAATAGAGGACTAGAAGGAGTGTTGCCTACACTGGAGCAGCCTATTGTAGATGCTATAAATCCTATGTAAGATTGAACTTTAAAACGTGGGGGTGGCATGacaatcactaggatgtgaaAGACATGCAAAATGGGCGATCCTTGTGCCAAACCTTTTAAATATTATGCTCTTCCCTTATCAATGAAAGCCGGTAatggatctttcaaaaaaaaaagaattatttATTTACGTATGCTAAGACCAAACAAATGTCTGGCCTACTCAGCGCGTCTCATGGATGGGTGATTATTGAATACAAACATTATGTAAAAGTTGTACATCTCTAAGAGATCCACAACTTTGAAGTTGACAATTTTTCATTTCAAATCATTTGAATCCTGCAAATTCTGTTTGAAGTTCTCACATTTTTCAATTCATTTTTTTTGAATATTCTGGatgatcttggatggagaaatgatcgaGATCGAAGTTATAGTTCTCCACAAGATCTAAAAAATTttatttgacaacttttttatttaaaataatcTATGGTCTCAAATTTTAGTTTGAAGTCCTCATATATTGaagttcaaaattttcaaacatcCTGAGACTGAGAAATGacaaaaaccaaagttgtagatctcgaataGCTACACAATACtctagttgataactttttcatttgaaatcatttcgcctaggaaaattatgtttggatTTCTCACATTTtgaaaccaaagttgtagtactcgataaAAAAAATGTTGGAAAAATATGTTTGGATTTCTCACATTTTCACaaaaaaagttgtagtactcgataatatgtacaacttttatgttgaaaactttttcatttaaattggTTTAAGTtctcaaatattcattttaaaatcTAGCAAAGTGAATACATAAGGAATGTATCTAGCCTTTGGTCACTGTTGACTTTGCGGCAAAATGGTTAGGTAGCTAGTGGGATTAAAAAAACTACTATTTTTTTAGTCGATTTATGATTTCTAGAAGTcgattggtaggggcggctggatcgcAGAGATAAATTCTGTGTAGTAAAAAGAACGCAATTGGGACTAGCACCAACCATGGGTAGGAGAAAGACTGCCGCGACATTGGTAGTGGAAGACGGGGGTACAACTGAGGCCGAGCTATAGTCAAGTTAGGATTAGGAAGTCGTGTAGCATCACAGCCAAATGGTGCCTGCAAGGAGCATCCCCAGGTGCACAATGTTGGATGGGATGGGCGCACTACCAGAATCCAAATTTACGGTCAAAATTTGTCTTGAGGGCCAAAATAAAACCGCCAAAGAAACTGTCGTTTTCTTGGCTGTGATTGTGAACCTTTAAGGAAATATGTATTCCTTTACGGTTGGAATAAACCGTCAACGAATATGGACATTTTCTTGGCGGTTTCAAAGCAGCTTCAAGAAAATTACACTTTTCCATGAGTGTACAAGTAATCAGTCAAGGATAATGGTTATTTCCTTCTGTGTTATTTCAATCTGTCAAGGAAAATTACCATTTTCGTAGGTGTTATTCTAAACCATTAAGTAATTGATCATTTTCTTTGGGAACACTGAATTTTCTTGGAGGTCGGCAGCCAATGAAATGCTTCTAAGTACTTGACATGATTCTAAAATACAAATCCTAATAACTATAGTTTACATGATTCCTATGCACCCCGTCACAATTTTGACATGAACTAGACAACCTAAGTAGTGATGTCTAGGACTTTCCAGGATGTCCAAATTGATTTGCTATTTTTAAGGTACAAATGATTTTCTACGTGGTTTTAGAAAAGTAACACGAACTTGAACTACATGTGATAGCAAGcatcgtgtgtatatatatatatatatatatatatatatatatatatatatatatatatatatatatatatatatatatatatatatatatattgactgCGCTAGTTAGTACCCAGGGTACTGATTATTATTCAGTACCCGACCCCTTCCACGCACGCAGCGCGCTCCCGCAGCTCACCTTCCTTTTTTCCCGACGCAAGCGCTACACGACTGTCCGCCCGCACCATTTAAAAAAAACCATACTAGTCGCCAGGCAGGTTTTGTCGACCGATTTTTTCGGTTTTTTTTGCCGCTCGTTAGAGTCGCCAGGCAGGTTTCCAAACTGATTTTTTTTGTCGacacagatttttttttttgcccgtGACACTCGCATGGGAGGTTTCTGAACTTTTTTTTTGTAAAGTGACCACGTTACTAACAGATATTGATTGGTTTTATTATTGTACAAATAATCTATACGTCTTAGATTTGCTTGGCATGAAAATCGACTATCAATGCCCATTCGATTGGCACAAATTTGTCATAATCTGAACTTTGAAATCAAATAGAGCACAATTATTTTCCACCACAAACAGACCGAATTTCATTTTTCATTACTAGGACACATACCCACCAAGTGATATAAAAAGTCACGGCTGGTCTATAAACATGCACCCAAACCTATTTACATTTACATTACTAGAAACAGCAAGTTGGGAGGGCACGGCTACTTcaaggtacagctctaatcaagGCTGTGGTCCTAGTAGGCAACATCTATGATCTGTCTGTCAGAGCCAGCTCCACAAGGCAAAGTTCAAGGCTTCTCTCTCAGTCAACCTTCGTCCTGTTTAAGCCACAAGGAAAATATGAGTGGTTTGCAGTTTAATTTGAAAAGCACCACAAAATAGCTCAATTTGCATGGAAGATATGATATACCAAGGTAGCCTGAAAACAAATGTTCGATCAAAAAGTACTAGCATAATTTACTCTTTTGTGTACTATTTTCATGTAATCATATGTTTCAAGAAATTCTATATGGAAGTCTTTAGAGTTCAAGTTTAGCAGGTCTAAGACAGGAATCATGTTTGATTACTGATTAGATTCCCACATTGATGAATGATTGCATTGAAAAAAATGAAGAGATACATATGTTAGCTATACACTGAGATGCCATGTAAAACAGGGGAAGAATATTCAAAAAGAAATGATAGTATTAAACCACACTAGTTGGCAATACCCTGATTTTTGTACATGCATGTATGTACACATCAGGCCAATATATTAATGGATCCATACCAGATGCAAGCATATGCAAATAGGGATGCAATCTAAGCTATGTTTCCAATCTCATTAATTTACTCTGTTTTTTATCTTACAAGTCTAGTTTTTTTTTAAGTTGCCTGATTAATCATCATACAATACGACCATCGCAGTATCACATCAAAAACCCCGAATTACTAATACTGCAGGTCGCCTATGTAGTTCTACTAGCAAAAAAAATAATCTAGGCACCCATTCTGAACTGTTGGACCAAATATGATTGAAACCATGCACTTGTCACTTGTCTATATAAAGGTGCTGATCAAAATGCCCTTCTAGGGAACTTGTGTTTCTCTCTTATGGATTACAGTTTGTATTATTTGAATACTTATGCAGCAAAGGCAAAACAAGTAATACTATTTCTAGTATTACTATCAGTTCTAGTTTCTTATCCTTCAGCcattgtttgcaaaaaaaaaaaaattgaaataatGTTTGTCTGATTTCTCACATAAAACTCATTTGCTAACAACTCCAAAACAAATCAATTTGTGCATCTTCCCATACCTGAAGTCTAGTTGGAAAGGAAGAAATATAAAACAAAAGAACTTCCCCAAATGCAGTGAAGTGCTAGTTGAGCTGCATGTATGAATCATCCTAGCAACAAATTTGGAGAGGGCAGGAATACACGACGGATTGGAGGGCATGAATACACAATGGATTTTAGTGGCATACAATAATCAAGACAATGCAATTGCAGAATTGTAATGTTGTAGCTGAAACTTGTAAGATACAATAAGCAAGAGCAAAACAATATTCACTATTAATTCATTGGCCGAGAAGAATAGGAAAATGGGGCATACGCCACTCCCCCCATCTCCCTGTCTCATTTGCATTACCTCATAATGAATATATATTTCTTTAAATGGATTTATCTCTTACAAAACCGAAACCAGCATAGCACAGTCAAAAAAGGTAAAGAAATCTAAGTTTACTACAGCACAGAGGAAGACAGAGTCAATGAGGGCAAGACTCGAAGACAAAATTACCTGGAGCGCACCAACATGGAAAAACGGATGTCTCACTTGGCCATCAGCCCATCTCGCCTGCTTATTCAGCACCTGAACTTCATGGCCATAGCTCCATGACTACCAAAAACCCACTATGACAAGAGTCAGTTTGGTTGACAAATCAGAAAAGATAAAAGTTCATTAAGTGAAGTCTCCGACGCATAACTACATGGATAGCTGGATCTTCAATCGAAATTGACCGAACTCTAGCTGCAGTGATGATCAAGTTGAAGTTTTAATTTGCCATGCTTATGCATTGAGCAAAAAAGGAGCTGCTAACTAGTAAAAAATAGTTACTATATCACAGCAGTCACTTATAATGTAAAAAAATTAATCATAGTACTAACTCTTGTGTCTCGGAATCAGTAGTCCACTAAATAAGTGAATCCACTCAATTATAATTTTATTAATGAATCATACTGTGGAATGTGTTTCTAAATAATACTTTTTATTGTCGCGTAGCAGGCTACGATTCCTATGACCAACTGTTTTCTGGAACAAACCTAATATTTGTTTCTAGAAATGAATATTTATGGTGATAGCTAATTGCTTAACCATCAAATGTTTATCGGACCACACTTGAGAACCAAAATAGAAGAGATAGCCTGATAGTCTTCTACAATAAATTAAAATGGCTTCCCAGAGAGACCACAAAATACTCAACTTTGGAGCCATGAAGTTATCAAGGGACACTAGTTTCATACTCTGGTACTGCTATCTTTCTGCTTGTTCCTGGCTGCATAAACAGGATAAGGTTGAGACCAACATCATCTGAAAATCCTCAGACTACAATGTTCAGTCAGACAAAACAATTTTAGCATAGGTGGGCAGGGCAGGTTCAGATCCTGGTCTATTAAGATTCAAAAGAGCTGCTGCCAAAACGCCAGTGACTGGCATCTACCACCGGCCTATTAAGATTGAACCATATCTGTGGTTTGACAAATGAATTTTTATGGTTAAGGACAAATTTGGTAATAAGTACTTGTGGGCCAAAGACAAGAACCAATATGTGGTTTAAAAAATGATTTGTTATGACTAAGAATAAATTCAGACATAAGTCTGTTTATCTGACAAATGAGGAACATGTGTTCTTCATATAATCAATTTTAATGGCAAAAGAAGATTAGGTCCAAGTACATAACACCATGTTCTTTACTAATGTGATTAAGTCTACCAAAATAGCAGTTTGAATCTCCTTTTTAAGCCTGTGAACTGAAGAGTCTAGTCTAGAACTGGAAGGGAAAGTACACAAATTATTTACCTAAATAATCTAGGACAGACATGGAAAGAAAATTGTTATATCTCTATATAACTGAAAACAGAAGCCATTAGATCAACCTTGCCCCAGATTAATAGGACTGAACTCAATATACACAATTTATGAAGAGATGTTGTCAGGATGCAAGAAAACTAACCAAACATGAACTGAGATGATTTTATTGGAATTACATATATTACCATGTACCATTTTCATGAATGAAAACAACTCATAACTGCAGTAATAAAGAAAACAGGCACATTAACAGAAGGCTTATCCTGAGGCAAAGAAAGAAGCAGTCACAAAGCATAAGGTGATGAAGATGTGGCATAGCTGCCAGATGCCGTTGGGTGTGGCCTATGGCCTTCGGCGATCTCGCCATGCCACACAACACTCACCCTGACACCCTGTAGATGAGGGGGGTCTTCAACTAACATGGTTGAACTAGGGGGTGCTGGATGTACCCTCACTGGATCATGCACAACATCCAGCCATGGACCTGGTTGGGGAGTAAGTTCAGTTGACGGTGTGGTttactcaaaagaaaaagaaggcgCATATGCATAGTATTATCAGCTGTAGATTGCATGATACAACAAGCCCATGAAAAAAGCTATTTGATTTAGAATCAAGAAAAAAAAGAATTGACACATTAATTTTAGAGCTGCATTACACACAGACCTCTATAGTGAAAAACACCCAAGTATGAAATCGCTTAATTAACGTGGAGCTAGCCAGCATTGCCACATCCATGATCATTTAATTTACAAAACATTGTAATAGAAAGAGATTGATTAATCAACTGAACTAATAGTGTAATACTGTAAGTAGATATCTTTTGCTCACAACACCTTGCATCGTCCGCAAAAATAAATCGAGAAAGAGAACAGTGAGAAAGAGATTGATCATACATATTTGGTGCTTCTGTTCTAACTGCCATCAGGATGAGCTAGTTGTGCTCCTGCTTGTCGGTTCTTTCCTACACCTGCACAAAAAATCATCAGATCTATGAGCAAAATATAACAAAATATTTGGGATTCAGATATTGCTAATTAATGGGCACCTTGCACATCAATACTCAATGGGGAGTTCATCAGAAGGATCAAACCAAGGAAGATCGGAGAGGAAGTCCGTGCAGCCACGCTTTCGATGCTCCAACCAGACCAGGGACCTGCTGGATCTGCCCTCTGCCCTGGCTTACCTGCACCGTGCGCAACATCATATGGAACAATTTAGAATAAGGAGAGTATGCACAAAGGCTTATGTGAAGCTCACAATTTCGTCCTCGTGGTTGTGTTTACTGAAGAAATCCATGACACTAATACAGAACAGAACATGAAACAATCAAAATAAGAAAAGCGAATTACACTGTACAAATATGGAAGTATTTCATGTTTTCGCAAGGCTGTTCACCTTGAGCAGCTGCTTGACGTCCTTCTGCTCACCCCTCAGGTGCACTGATGTGTCATACACCACTGCTGAGCTAAGCTCAATGGACGCCGCCCAAGCTCCTGCACTGCAGGGGAAGTGAAGAAGACAAGACATGCAGAAATCAAGGCCAGTGCGACAACAAGGGCAAGAAGAGGAGCCATCGGTACCTGGGAGGCGAGGTATAGGCTGCGGAGAGGGTAGAGCGTGAAGCCGTCGGAGACCAGGCGGCAAAGGAGGCTGTCTGACGTCGCCGTCGCCGAAGGACGGGAGGGGAGGTGCGACATGGCCGGATCTGCTTTGGAGGGGCACGCCAGCGCCGCCACCGGTGGGGGAGAGGACGTCGTCGCAGCTGTGGGTCGGGGAAGCGGCAGGGCCGCACCGCCGTGGATCGGGAAAGCGGAGGGGCCGCGCCGCCGCGGATCGGAGAAAGGGCGGGGGCCACGCCGTCGGGGAAGGGACGGGCCGCGCTGCCGCTGGTGATGGAAGAGACGGGCCGCCGTCGGTGCCTACGCCTCCCCTGCGCGAGGCCGAATGGCACACTGGGGAAAGGCGGCCGAGAACGCCCGGCCAGGCGGCGCATGCGGACGCACGGCGTTGTGCGGGCGGCACGGTGGAGGCAGCGGCGAAACAGCGGTGGTATGGAGAGGGGTCGGACGGGCGGTGCCGGCGGAGAGAGGGAAAGAGGAGACCGAGCGGATTGTGTGGGGGAATAGAAACCGCAAGTCCGCAAAAAAAAGAATCGTGCGTGGGTGGGGAGCGTCGGAGCAGCATACCAGCTCGAGCTCGTGGGTGAACCGGCGCGGGGAGCGCCCGTGGTCGGCCCGGTCCGAGGTGGGAGCGGGGGAATCCGCGCGGGAAACGCCCGACGCTCGGGGTCGGTGATTCGGACTCGGGTACTGAATATTAATCAGTACCCAGGGTAATATATAtcataactatatatatatatatatatatatatatatatatatatatatatatatatatatatatatatatatatatatatataactacccTATAGcgggctacaaaataacttattctgtagtcactttgacttacgataattactatgttaatttacgagattatagtaactccttagtaagtagtttactataacgttatggtaaatatccccatgtattatagtaacccaactatcgtaaatatgacattatcgtaaattagtatataaaattatcgtaaatggaggtggctacagaataacttattttgtagctgcctactgaatactctctctctctctctatatatatatatatatcaaaaatATTGTGCTACCACCTGTGTTTTCTATCACCCACGGGTGATAGCTACCACCACCAAAAATCGACCAGACCCTGGCTGAAGTGGATCAGACTTACTACATTTGCCCCGGCCAAACAAAAAAAAGCAGAGCCAAAGCATTCACGGAGCTGGGCATCCGTTTGTCCCATAGTGCTTGTCCTCTGTTTTTCTACCATCAACGCCTGCCCCCTTATGCTTTTCATACCAAGCTTTTAATCAGTGAGCGTATGCTAGCGTCGCGCGAGACGCACACAGACGAACGTGGAGTGTTTCAGTTTCAAGCACGTGGGGAGAAGTGAGTCACATTTTCACGCATCTGATCCAGCCAGGAACATATATTTGAGCTCACATCCTGAAAAACTATAGAAAATGAAGCGTTTTATTAGGGATTACTCGAACATATATTGGTGACTCCCACTGAAAAAAGCAACAATGTCTTATAGGTGTCTGGAAATGCCAAAATTTCGCATGGGTGCCACTTGTCAGTCGTGGATACAGTTCACGGATATAGTGTTCATGAATTTGAGAGCTGAAAAGTGTTCACGGGTGAAATGAGCATTGTGAAGGTTCGTATTGACGCCAACTCCACGCGGGAGGCTGGACGAAGCATTGATTTGCACTAGTCGCTGCTGCTCTCCCGCGCGCCGGCCACGCGCAGCACCATAGTCTCCACAGAGATCCCCGGCCCAATCGCCAGCATGACACCCAGCTCCACCGCCGGCCTCCTCCTGAGCTCATCCAGCACGAAGATCATCGACGCGCCGGACATGTACCCGTACTCTCTCAGCACGCGGCGGCTGGCAGCTAGCTTGTCCGCCTCTAGCGCGAGCTCGGCCACGACAGCGTCCAGGATCGCGCGCCCGCTGGGCTGCACCGCCCAGAAGAGGTCGTTCcatcggccgccgccgccgtcaccaaGGCCAAGCAGCCGCAGCGCGTCGGCCACGCACCGTTCGATGTTCTGCCGCACCAGCGCCGGGATGCCTCTGGATGGCTGGAAGACCAGTCCAGCTTCGTTCAGTACCCCGGCGGCGCGGCCGTCGGACGTCTCTGGTATCAAGAACTGCGAGGCAGAGACCATCTCGTAAATCGGGAGCTCAACGGGTTCCTCTGCTCGGGCGCCCACGACCGCAGCGCTCGCGCCGTCGGCGAACATGGACTGCATGACGAGCGTTCCCGGGCACGCGTCGTCGGGCGCGCGGAACATGAAGAGGGTTAGTTCGGCGCAGGCCACGAGGACGCGCGCGCCGGGGTTGTTCTCGGCGATGTCCTTGGCAACGCGCAGGACTGCGCCGCCAGCGGTGCAGCGCTGGAGGTAGAGCACGGTGCGGCGCACGGAGGGACGGAGGCCGAGGAGGGACGCCAGGCGGAGGTCGGCGCCGGGCATGTGTGCGCCCGAGTAGGTGCTGACCACGAGGTCGGTGATGTCAGTCGCCGGCCGGCCCCACTCCGCGATGGCGTCctccgcggcggcggcagcgagtACAGGCACAGCGGACGCCAGCTCGTCCTGGCGTGCGTCCAGCGACGGCTGCCCGCGGCCGAGCAGGATGGGATGCTCGCGGATCGTACTCTCGCTGTGATGGAAGTAGCGCCTGTGGATGCTGGACTTGTCGCCTGATCATCAGATCAGATCAATGAAATATATAAACATGCGACAAgtgaccggccggccggccaccaTCGGAAAGCAGTTAAATGCATGGGATGGCACGGAGCAGTTACACATTCTCTTCATCTTGGTCTTGAGGTGTGTGAGGTGCTCGCTCCCAGTGACATTGAAGTACCAGTCGGCGTACTCATCCTGGCGCACGCAGTTGGCCGGATTCGCCGTGCCGATGCCGAGCAGGGCTGCCCACTGCCGGTGCCGGGTTTCGTCGCCGATGTCAGCTGGTCGGCGGCTCGCCGAGGATGTAAATATGTCAGTTACTCAAGGGCAAAACAATAAGCAGGTGCACATACATACAACTAAACAAAAATCAAGTGATGGAGGAATTAAATCCACATCATGCAGAAGCTGCCTTGCTTGCCTTGTTATCCTGCGGAAGGTGGCGTGGTGATAGCATGGGAGATGGATGTCGCCGCCGGATGGTAGTGACGGGCACCACCATGTGTAGCATTGCACCGGTGACATGATAAAATCGATCAGACGTTGAAAACTTAGGAAGGAAAGGGATCTGTTGGATCGACCGCAACACTCAGTCGTCCTCCGTCCTAGCGTACGTGATAGCGTGGTTATATTAGTACCAAAGCTTACTAAACTATTTAGCATCTTCATATTAGTACTAAAGTCACTGTAGATGTTGATGTTCTTGTATCTTTTGTACCTCTTTTAAATTAGGGTGCGCCTACACTCCACAGGCATCTTTGCACTGTACATAACCCTAGCATCCGACCATAATTCCTGGCAGATGCCATGGTTGTGTTTTGTTTGATTAATTTCTTTTTTGGTTGCTTTTGTGTTTTCTGTACTAGGAACTTCAGGTAAAAAAAGACAGCAACAACCTTGCTCAAGAGGGGTTGGCATGGCAGCCCGctgcactacgtaaaaaacgctTTTTAGCGACGGAATaaattttttttaggggcggttggtgatggagccgcccctacagtggcgtgctcgggagctactagaccagccgcccctacaaatgacacagtaggggcggctaataatacgagccgcccctacaaataggatcgatttataggggcggctcactcaccagccgcccctggtgttacgatttgtaggggcggctcaatcaccagccgcccctacagatcactTGTACAACAAATATCTCCCACCTCTCCCCCTATTCATCGGAAAAAAAAACTCTCCCatccgctccctctctcgctccgtCCGTCTCTGCTTTCACCTTCCCCTCTCTCTCGCGGCGCGGCGCACCGGCCGGCGAACGGCGCGGGCGGGACGGCGGCGCACGGGCGCCAGCGAGCCCCCGCAGGTGGCCGTTGCCGAGGCTGCCACCCCCGACGCGGCTTCCTCCCACCGGTTCGCGTGCGCTCCTGGGCTCGACGAAACATCAAAACCCTAGGTGCGTCTGCGCGCGCGTGGCCTCTTCCTCCTGGCGGCCGGCACATCTGCGTCGGCCTCCCGGCCGCCGCCAGCCGTCCATGGCCCTGCTCCATCCTCTGGCGTCGCTGCTTGCCGGACCTCGCACGCGAGGCACATCCGTCTCTGCCTTAGGTGTCCGGACGCAATCGACTTGCTTCTCCATGATGCGTTCGATTCAGGTTGctcctttttccttttttctaggatttttttcttccttctccaATAATCCTGCCGTCCGGCCGTCCGCTCGTCCCGGACGTAGCAGGCGGCCACACACGCGTCCAGATCCGGGCCTTCCACCTTCCTATCCCGGCTGCCCAGCTTCCACATTCTTCGAGTTGCAGGCGCCGCCGTGTTGGCCGATGGAGTCGGAATTGGATTCTAATCAAATCGAGAAATCAAATCCATGGTAAGTTACGAACTCCACGTCCGACTCGAATTCGATCTGGTTTTTTTCGTACTTATATAATGCTGGTGCCTTTGGGATAACCTCGACAAGCACAACAAGTACCTGATCTCGCCGAGCAAAGAAGCGCCTCGCCGAGCATAACCTGATCTCGCTGAGCGCCTGATCTTGCTGTAGACACCGAGCACCTGATCTTGCTGTAGACACGTCAACTTCGAATTCTTATCTCGACGAGCTGAGCAATGGTCTCGCCAGACACATGTTTGACAAGGTTAGCTTCCTTAATGGTTTGGTTATTGCTGGCCAATACGTGATTTCATTGTAATAtgtgaaatttgttttttttttctggtttGG
This sequence is a window from Miscanthus floridulus cultivar M001 chromosome 10, ASM1932011v1, whole genome shotgun sequence. Protein-coding genes within it:
- the LOC136489746 gene encoding bisdemethoxycurcumin synthase-like; translation: MWKLGSRDRKVEGPDLDACVAACYVRDERTAGRQDYWRRKKKILEKRKKEQPESNASWRSKSIASGHLRQRRMCLACEVRQAATPEDGAGPWTAGGGREADADVPAARRKRPRARRLTDIFTSSASRRPADIGDETRHRQWAALLGIGTANPANCVRQDEYADWYFNVTGSEHLTHLKTKMKRMCDKSSIHRRYFHHSESTIREHPILLGRGQPSLDARQDELASAVPVLAAAAAEDAIAEWGRPATDITDLVVSTYSGAHMPGADLRLASLLGLRPSVRRTVLYLQRCTAGGAVLRVAKDIAENNPGARVLVACAELTLFMFRAPDDACPGTLVMQSMFADGASAAVVGARAEEPVELPIYEMVSASQFLIPETSDGRAAGVLNEAGLVFQPSRGIPALVRQNIERCVADALRLLGLGDGGGGRWNDLFWAVQPSGRAILDAVVAELALEADKLAASRRVLREYGYMSGASMIFVLDELRRRPAVELGVMLAIGPGISVETMVLRVAGARESSSD